The proteins below come from a single Halobacillus salinarum genomic window:
- the purL gene encoding phosphoribosylformylglycinamidine synthase subunit PurL: MPSMLEISPEQIEQQRAYSEMGLSDQEFQSIKDILGRLPNYTETGLFSVMWSEHCSYKNSKPLLKKFPTEGSHVLQGPGEGAGIIDIGDEQAVVFKVESHNHPSAVEPYQGAATGVGGILRDVFSMGARPIALLNSLRFGSLKHPRVKYLFEEVVRGIAGYGNCVGVPTVGGEVQFDDAYNGNPLVNAMCVGLIDHKDIQKGIAAGVGNTVMYVGAKTGRDGIHGATFASEELSEESEEKRPSVQVGDPFMEKLLIEACLDVIHHDALVGIQDMGAAGLTSSASEMASKAGTGMTMNLDLVPQRETNMTPYEMMLSESQERMLLVVEKGREEEIAKVFRKYNLEAVAVGEVTGDQRFKLLHHDDVVADVPVDSLAEDAPVYHQPSKVPEYYKEFQAMETYRPEVKDYKETLHALLKQPTIASKEWVYDQYDSMVQTNTAVTPGSDAAVLRVRGTDKALAMTTDCNSRYIYLDPETGGKIAVAEAARNIVCSGGQPLGITDGLNFGSPENPEIFWQMEKSVEGMSEACRALGTPVISGNVSLYNESFGGKAIYPTPVVGMVGLVESTAHITRSAMKQPGDLIYLIGKTKTDFGGSELQGLIEGRHFGKAPELDLTIEGKRQSQLLEAIQKGFVQSAHDLAEGGLSVALAESLFDNELGCEVFVEGEWTSALFAETQSRFLVSVQPEHQEDFEDILEDAAYIGKVTADGTYRIFSDQQVIVEEQTARLKHTWKGAIPCLVKSKG, encoded by the coding sequence ATGCCATCAATGCTTGAGATCAGTCCAGAACAAATTGAACAGCAGCGTGCCTACAGCGAGATGGGGCTGAGTGATCAGGAGTTCCAATCGATTAAAGACATTCTCGGTCGACTGCCGAACTATACTGAAACCGGCCTGTTTTCTGTGATGTGGTCAGAACACTGCAGTTATAAAAACTCTAAGCCTTTGCTGAAAAAATTTCCGACAGAAGGCAGCCATGTGCTGCAGGGTCCTGGAGAAGGCGCAGGAATCATTGATATCGGTGATGAGCAAGCCGTTGTTTTTAAAGTTGAAAGTCATAACCACCCTTCTGCAGTTGAACCTTATCAAGGAGCGGCGACAGGGGTAGGCGGCATTCTACGTGATGTGTTTTCTATGGGAGCCCGTCCAATCGCCTTGCTCAATTCACTTCGCTTTGGATCATTGAAACATCCCCGTGTGAAGTACTTGTTTGAAGAAGTTGTCCGTGGTATCGCAGGCTATGGCAACTGTGTCGGCGTACCGACAGTCGGCGGGGAAGTTCAATTCGACGATGCGTACAACGGCAATCCTTTAGTCAATGCTATGTGTGTGGGATTAATTGATCACAAGGACATCCAAAAAGGGATTGCTGCTGGTGTAGGCAATACAGTGATGTACGTTGGAGCGAAAACCGGCCGTGATGGTATCCACGGCGCAACATTTGCTTCGGAAGAACTCTCTGAAGAGTCGGAGGAAAAGCGTCCTTCTGTTCAAGTCGGCGATCCATTTATGGAAAAGCTGCTCATTGAAGCCTGCCTGGATGTCATTCATCATGATGCATTAGTCGGGATCCAGGACATGGGGGCTGCCGGATTGACTTCTTCAGCGAGTGAAATGGCTAGTAAAGCTGGCACTGGAATGACGATGAACTTAGATCTAGTGCCTCAGCGTGAGACGAACATGACACCTTATGAAATGATGTTGTCAGAATCTCAGGAACGGATGCTGCTTGTCGTTGAAAAGGGCAGAGAAGAAGAAATTGCCAAGGTTTTCCGCAAGTACAATTTGGAAGCGGTAGCTGTTGGAGAAGTCACCGGCGATCAACGTTTTAAGCTGCTTCATCACGACGATGTCGTAGCAGATGTCCCGGTGGATTCGCTTGCAGAAGATGCTCCAGTCTACCATCAGCCATCGAAAGTGCCGGAATACTACAAAGAGTTTCAAGCCATGGAAACGTATCGTCCGGAAGTAAAGGATTATAAGGAAACCCTTCATGCCTTGTTGAAACAGCCGACGATTGCAAGTAAAGAATGGGTGTACGATCAATACGATTCTATGGTTCAGACAAATACGGCCGTTACACCTGGTTCAGATGCAGCAGTATTGCGCGTACGCGGCACAGATAAGGCGCTTGCGATGACAACGGATTGCAACTCACGCTATATTTATTTGGATCCTGAAACAGGCGGAAAAATTGCGGTAGCGGAAGCGGCGAGAAACATTGTATGTTCGGGCGGCCAGCCGCTTGGGATTACCGATGGGTTGAATTTTGGGTCGCCTGAAAATCCTGAAATCTTCTGGCAGATGGAAAAAAGCGTCGAAGGTATGAGTGAAGCTTGCAGGGCACTTGGTACTCCAGTCATCAGTGGGAACGTGTCTCTTTATAATGAGTCCTTCGGCGGGAAAGCGATCTACCCGACCCCGGTCGTCGGCATGGTCGGGCTTGTAGAATCTACCGCCCATATCACACGTTCAGCGATGAAACAGCCAGGAGATCTCATTTATCTGATTGGGAAAACTAAGACCGATTTTGGCGGCAGTGAATTACAAGGGTTGATCGAAGGGCGTCATTTCGGAAAAGCCCCTGAGTTAGATTTGACAATTGAAGGGAAACGCCAAAGCCAGTTGCTCGAGGCTATTCAGAAAGGCTTCGTTCAGTCCGCTCACGATCTCGCAGAAGGCGGTTTAAGTGTAGCTTTGGCAGAAAGCCTGTTTGACAATGAGTTAGGCTGTGAAGTGTTTGTAGAAGGGGAATGGACCTCCGCTCTATTTGCAGAAACGCAGTCACGTTTTCTCGTATCGGTTCAGCCGGAGCATCAGGAAGATTTTGAAGACATCTTAGAAGATGCTGCTTACATTGGGAAAGTGACGGCTGATGGAACGTACCGTATTTTTTCCGACCAGCAAGTAATTGTGGAAGAGCAGACAGCTAGGCTAAAACACACGTGGAAAGGAGCTATTCCATGCTTGGTGAAATCAAAGGGTTAA
- the purQ gene encoding phosphoribosylformylglycinamidine synthase subunit PurQ, translated as MKFAVVVFPGSNCDRDMYFAAKDALGAEAELVWYQEAELADYDAVLLPGGFSYGDYLRSGAIAATEPIVAQIRSAAEAGKPILGVCNGFQVLLEMGLLPGAMLSNKHLKFMCHYETLIVENADTLFTNEYEEKEEINIPIAHGDGNYYCDEATLQQLKQNRQIAFTYKTNPNGSVGDIAGIVNEKGNVLGMMPHPERAVEELLGNADGLRLFQSILTHWRNRHAINA; from the coding sequence GTGAAATTTGCAGTCGTTGTTTTCCCAGGCTCCAATTGTGACCGGGATATGTACTTTGCTGCTAAGGATGCGTTAGGGGCGGAAGCAGAGCTGGTTTGGTATCAGGAAGCAGAGCTAGCAGACTATGACGCTGTACTTTTGCCAGGGGGCTTTTCATACGGGGATTATTTACGCTCAGGAGCGATTGCCGCTACAGAACCTATTGTTGCTCAAATTAGATCGGCAGCAGAAGCAGGGAAGCCCATTCTCGGTGTCTGTAATGGGTTTCAAGTGCTGCTTGAAATGGGACTTTTACCAGGAGCCATGCTTTCCAATAAGCATCTAAAATTCATGTGTCACTATGAAACTTTAATCGTAGAAAATGCAGATACGTTGTTTACGAATGAATATGAGGAAAAAGAAGAAATCAATATCCCCATCGCTCATGGTGACGGCAATTACTATTGTGATGAAGCGACATTACAACAATTGAAACAAAATCGGCAGATCGCTTTTACCTATAAAACAAATCCAAATGGATCGGTTGGGGACATTGCCGGAATCGTGAACGAAAAAGGGAACGTACTCGGAATGATGCCGCACCCTGAACGAGCGGTAGAAGAACTGCTTGGAAATGCCGACGGTCTTCGCCTGTTCCAGTCCATTTTGACACATTGGAGGAATCGCCATGCCATCAATGCTTGA
- the purS gene encoding phosphoribosylformylglycinamidine synthase subunit PurS — MRKVKIYITLKEGVLDPQGKAVQNSLHSLEYKNVGDVRVGKYMEVMMEDSDDIENQVDKMCDQLLANPVIEDYSFTIEEVV; from the coding sequence ATGCGCAAAGTAAAGATTTACATCACTCTTAAAGAAGGCGTGCTGGATCCACAAGGAAAAGCCGTCCAGAATTCTCTGCACTCGCTTGAGTATAAAAATGTCGGCGATGTCCGCGTTGGTAAATATATGGAAGTCATGATGGAGGATTCGGACGATATTGAAAACCAGGTGGATAAAATGTGTGACCAGCTCTTAGCCAATCCTGTTATTGAAGACTATTCCTTTACCATTGAGGAGGTTGTCTAA
- the purC gene encoding phosphoribosylaminoimidazolesuccinocarboxamide synthase: MKGSLLYEGKAKKVYHVDGEPNQLILSYKNDATAFNGKKKDRFEGKGRLNNLITSKVFEYLKQNQISSHFIEALNDTEQLVEKTTIIPLEVVVRNVAAGSITRRLGIQEKQPFEPPLVELFYKDDELGDPIINDEHAYHLTGISEEELSQIKQMALKVNSQLLQLFKVAKLKLVDFKLEFGRLEDGTIVLADEISPDTCRLWDLDTGEKMDKDVFRESLGDLISVYETILQRLEENTCAK, from the coding sequence ATGAAGGGTTCATTGCTCTATGAAGGAAAAGCCAAGAAAGTCTACCACGTAGATGGCGAGCCTAATCAATTAATCTTATCCTATAAAAATGACGCTACTGCCTTTAACGGCAAGAAAAAAGACCGGTTTGAAGGAAAAGGACGTCTCAATAACTTAATCACATCTAAAGTCTTTGAATACTTGAAACAGAATCAGATTTCTTCTCATTTTATTGAGGCACTCAATGATACAGAGCAGCTTGTAGAAAAAACAACCATTATCCCGCTTGAAGTTGTCGTAAGAAATGTAGCCGCAGGCAGTATTACGCGGAGACTCGGCATTCAGGAAAAGCAGCCTTTCGAGCCGCCGCTGGTTGAACTTTTCTACAAAGACGATGAACTCGGTGATCCAATAATCAATGATGAACATGCTTACCACCTGACAGGGATCAGTGAGGAAGAACTATCACAAATCAAACAAATGGCCCTGAAAGTCAACAGCCAGCTGCTCCAATTATTCAAGGTGGCCAAGCTCAAGCTCGTAGACTTTAAGCTGGAGTTTGGCAGGCTGGAAGACGGCACGATTGTTCTTGCGGATGAAATTTCTCCGGATACGTGCCGCTTATGGGATTTGGATACAGGTGAAAAAATGGACAAAGACGTGTTTCGGGAAAGCCTTGGCGATTTAATTTCCGTCTATGAAACGATCCTACAACGACTGGAGGAAAACACATGCGCAAAGTAA
- the purB gene encoding adenylosuccinate lyase, with protein sequence MIERYTRPEMGAIWTEENRYRAWLEVELLACEAWSELGVIPKEDVEKLREKAGFDIERIHEIEAETRHDVVAFTRAVSETVGEERKWVHYGLTSTDVVDTALSYQLKQANIIIREDLVRFISILADKAREHKHTVMMGRTHGVHAEPTTFGLKMALYYEEMKRNLERFDLAVQHIGVGKLSGAVGTYANIDPYVEQYVCEQLGLEAAPVSTQTLQRDRHAHYVSTLALIAASIEKMAVEIRGLQKTETREVEEFFAKGQKGSSAMPHKRNPIGSENMTGMARVLRGEMLTAFENVPLWHERDISHSSAERVILPDATITVNYMLNRFGNIMKNLTVFPDRMQENMEKTYGLIFSQRVLLTLIDEGFVREEAYDLVQPKAMEAWEQGVPFRNLIEADERITSVLTKEQLDACFDYKHHLKNVDRIFDRIGL encoded by the coding sequence ATGATCGAACGTTATACTAGGCCGGAAATGGGTGCCATTTGGACAGAGGAAAATCGCTACAGAGCATGGCTTGAGGTAGAATTGCTTGCTTGTGAAGCCTGGAGTGAGCTTGGAGTTATCCCGAAAGAGGACGTTGAAAAGCTCCGTGAAAAAGCTGGTTTTGATATCGAAAGAATTCATGAAATAGAAGCAGAGACCCGCCATGACGTAGTTGCCTTTACAAGAGCGGTCTCAGAAACTGTAGGAGAAGAACGGAAATGGGTTCATTATGGCTTAACATCCACTGATGTGGTGGATACAGCTCTTTCTTACCAATTAAAACAAGCGAATATTATTATCCGTGAAGACCTCGTTCGTTTTATTTCTATTCTTGCTGACAAGGCACGCGAACATAAACATACGGTCATGATGGGAAGAACCCATGGAGTGCATGCGGAACCGACGACTTTTGGGTTGAAAATGGCTCTTTATTATGAAGAAATGAAGCGCAATTTAGAACGTTTCGATCTCGCAGTACAGCATATCGGCGTAGGAAAGCTATCCGGTGCTGTCGGCACGTATGCCAATATCGATCCTTACGTTGAACAATATGTTTGTGAACAGCTTGGTCTAGAGGCTGCCCCTGTTTCAACACAGACACTTCAGCGTGACCGGCATGCTCATTATGTTTCAACGCTTGCATTAATAGCGGCGTCTATTGAAAAGATGGCTGTAGAAATACGCGGTCTGCAGAAGACAGAGACGAGAGAAGTGGAAGAATTCTTTGCTAAAGGGCAGAAAGGATCTTCAGCCATGCCTCACAAACGAAACCCTATTGGTTCTGAGAACATGACTGGAATGGCTCGGGTATTACGCGGCGAAATGCTGACAGCTTTTGAAAATGTTCCTTTATGGCATGAACGGGATATTTCCCATTCTTCTGCAGAGCGTGTCATCCTGCCTGATGCGACGATTACTGTGAATTACATGCTTAACCGTTTTGGAAACATTATGAAAAACTTAACGGTATTCCCTGATCGGATGCAGGAAAATATGGAAAAAACTTACGGGCTTATTTTTTCTCAACGCGTTTTACTGACTTTGATTGATGAAGGATTTGTCCGTGAGGAAGCTTACGATCTTGTTCAGCCAAAAGCTATGGAAGCATGGGAACAGGGAGTTCCTTTCCGTAATCTCATTGAAGCAGACGAACGGATTACTTCTGTGTTAACTAAAGAACAGCTGGATGCCTGTTTTGATTATAAGCATCATTTGAAAAATGTAGATCGTATTTTTGACCGTATCGGACTATAA
- the purK gene encoding 5-(carboxyamino)imidazole ribonucleotide synthase — protein MEVNVIRPGDTIGILGGGQLGRMMALSARHMGYRIAVMDPAEDCPCAQVADEHIAAEYDDMDAAGQLSDISDVITYEFENVDLQVARLFEQADKLPQGAFSLEVTQNREKEKQIAVEAELPVPDYKIIHSESELKQALAEIGLPAVVKTISGGYDGKGQWKLEYEEHLKETDAFIKEGGTYIVEQWIPFDLEISQVFTRSQSGEIAYFPLAENIHKNHILHETRVPAFVDDEVREKAKAAVKVMAEKMNIVGTFAVEMFVRDQEIYINEMAPRPHNSGHYTIEACNVSQFEQHVRAICGLPLLPIHTFPAAVMINVLGKHRDILIDKLEGFQGVHFHDYGKAAVRTNRKMGHITFIADRLEEIDELIETNQIHLW, from the coding sequence ATGGAAGTTAACGTGATCCGGCCAGGGGATACGATCGGAATATTAGGAGGCGGACAGCTTGGAAGGATGATGGCATTGTCAGCGAGGCACATGGGCTATCGGATTGCTGTAATGGATCCTGCCGAAGACTGTCCTTGTGCTCAGGTAGCAGATGAGCATATTGCCGCTGAATATGATGATATGGACGCGGCTGGACAATTAAGTGACATCAGTGATGTGATCACTTATGAATTCGAAAACGTGGATTTACAAGTCGCCCGCTTATTTGAACAGGCGGATAAACTTCCACAAGGAGCTTTTTCCCTGGAGGTAACTCAAAATAGGGAAAAAGAAAAACAAATCGCAGTAGAAGCAGAGCTTCCCGTTCCAGACTATAAAATTATCCACAGTGAAAGCGAATTAAAACAAGCTTTAGCTGAGATCGGTCTGCCTGCAGTCGTAAAAACAATCAGCGGCGGGTACGACGGGAAAGGTCAATGGAAGCTTGAGTATGAAGAACATTTAAAAGAAACAGATGCTTTCATTAAAGAAGGCGGCACGTATATCGTAGAGCAATGGATTCCATTTGATCTTGAAATTTCCCAAGTGTTTACGAGAAGTCAAAGTGGGGAGATCGCTTATTTTCCACTCGCCGAAAATATTCATAAGAACCATATTCTACACGAAACGAGGGTCCCTGCTTTTGTAGACGATGAAGTTCGTGAAAAAGCAAAAGCAGCAGTAAAGGTAATGGCTGAAAAAATGAACATCGTCGGAACATTTGCGGTAGAAATGTTTGTGAGAGATCAAGAGATTTATATTAACGAAATGGCACCTCGTCCGCATAATTCCGGACATTACACGATTGAAGCTTGTAATGTTTCGCAATTCGAACAGCATGTTCGCGCCATTTGCGGCTTGCCGCTGCTCCCGATTCATACGTTTCCAGCAGCAGTGATGATAAATGTCTTAGGGAAACACCGGGATATTTTAATCGACAAGCTGGAAGGATTCCAAGGCGTTCACTTTCACGATTATGGCAAAGCGGCTGTACGCACCAACCGTAAAATGGGACATATTACATTTATTGCTGATCGGTTAGAAGAAATAGATGAATTAATAGAGACAAATCAAATTCACTTGTGGTAA
- the purE gene encoding 5-(carboxyamino)imidazole ribonucleotide mutase, translating to MAEVGIIMGSISDWETMKGACEVLEEMDISYEKEIISAHRTPEDMFSYAEGARAKGLKVIIAGAGGAAHLPGMVAAKTTLPVIGVPVQSKALQGLDSLLSIVQMPGGVPVATVAIGTAGAKNAGLLAAEIIGAFNEEVADKLQTYRLSMKEKVEEMRGDLHGS from the coding sequence ATGGCTGAAGTTGGCATTATTATGGGAAGCATATCAGACTGGGAAACAATGAAAGGTGCTTGTGAAGTGCTGGAAGAAATGGATATTTCTTATGAAAAAGAAATCATTTCAGCTCACCGTACACCTGAGGATATGTTCAGCTATGCAGAAGGTGCACGTGCGAAAGGGCTGAAAGTAATTATTGCCGGTGCAGGAGGAGCAGCGCATCTGCCAGGTATGGTAGCTGCAAAAACCACCTTGCCGGTTATAGGTGTACCTGTTCAATCTAAAGCGTTACAAGGACTCGATTCATTGCTCTCCATTGTGCAAATGCCTGGCGGCGTACCTGTGGCGACAGTAGCCATCGGAACGGCAGGGGCAAAGAATGCAGGGCTTCTGGCCGCTGAAATCATTGGAGCCTTCAATGAAGAGGTGGCTGACAAGCTTCAAACCTATCGATTATCCATGAAAGAAAAAGTCGAAGAAATGAGGGGCGATCTACATGGAAGTTAA
- a CDS encoding NETI motif-containing protein, with translation MPNKKTNKKTNKKRFEVEDNETIDQCLKRIEMEGYVPIRRTEEPVFREIDENGKKTLEPVGRTIVFQAVKQ, from the coding sequence ATGCCCAACAAGAAAACAAACAAGAAGACAAACAAGAAGCGTTTTGAAGTGGAGGACAATGAAACCATCGATCAATGCTTAAAGAGAATAGAGATGGAAGGCTACGTACCGATCCGTCGGACAGAAGAACCTGTTTTCAGGGAAATAGATGAGAATGGCAAAAAAACCCTGGAACCCGTTGGAAGAACGATCGTTTTTCAAGCTGTTAAACAATAA
- a CDS encoding DUF2179 domain-containing protein — MLDNSLVMIAIIFTVNIVYVSFFTLRMIFTLKGQRYFAAFISMFEIVIYIVGLGLVLDNLDRIENVIAYAVGYGTGVIVGMKIEEKLALGYTTVNVISSDPDIEFTRMLRDKGYGVTSWYAYGMEGDRLAMQILTPRKYELKLYETIRYIDPKAFIVAYEPKQIHGGFWVKQVKRGKIRNAQQENKQEDKQEAF, encoded by the coding sequence ATGCTCGATAATTCCCTCGTCATGATTGCCATCATTTTCACCGTTAATATTGTTTATGTATCGTTTTTTACACTCCGGATGATTTTTACGTTAAAGGGGCAGCGGTACTTTGCTGCCTTTATCAGCATGTTTGAAATCGTCATTTACATCGTTGGACTTGGTCTCGTACTGGATAATTTGGACAGAATAGAGAATGTCATTGCTTATGCTGTTGGGTATGGTACAGGGGTTATTGTAGGGATGAAAATTGAAGAGAAACTCGCGCTCGGTTACACGACGGTCAACGTAATTTCTTCAGATCCTGATATCGAATTCACAAGAATGCTCCGGGACAAAGGATACGGAGTCACGAGCTGGTATGCTTATGGAATGGAAGGTGACCGTTTGGCTATGCAGATTTTAACTCCGAGAAAGTATGAGTTAAAATTGTATGAGACGATTCGTTACATTGACCCTAAAGCATTTATTGTTGCCTATGAGCCGAAGCAGATCCATGGCGGCTTCTGGGTTAAACAGGTAAAGAGAGGAAAGATAAGAAATGCCCAACAAGAAAACAAACAAGAAGACAAACAAGAAGCGTTTTGA
- a CDS encoding Hsp20/alpha crystallin family protein, whose protein sequence is MNQFGEWKSNLDRFFGQEFWGEFEGLMKPAIPQINLYQYDHELVCIANLPGLEHPKNVDVFVDHASLTLRGKIEVNKRGGRQLKNEIADGAFERTVELPFAVRSDSIDASYKHGLLIIKLYRYISDSTREKNVNVRYLDEN, encoded by the coding sequence ATGAATCAATTTGGTGAGTGGAAATCGAACTTGGATCGTTTTTTCGGGCAGGAGTTTTGGGGAGAATTTGAAGGATTAATGAAGCCGGCCATTCCGCAAATCAACCTTTATCAATACGATCATGAGCTCGTATGTATCGCAAATCTTCCTGGTCTGGAACATCCAAAGAACGTCGATGTTTTTGTCGATCACGCTTCTCTTACCTTAAGAGGAAAAATTGAAGTCAATAAGCGAGGAGGGCGCCAGCTGAAAAACGAAATCGCAGATGGTGCATTCGAACGTACCGTTGAACTTCCTTTTGCTGTACGCAGTGATAGTATTGATGCCTCTTACAAACATGGCTTGTTAATCATTAAGCTCTACCGGTACATTTCAGATTCCACGAGAGAGAAAAACGTCAATGTCCGTTATCTTGACGAAAATTAG
- a CDS encoding NCS2 family permease, producing MKKFFRFEELGTNYRTEFIAGLTTFLAMAYILFVNPSTLALDGIDQLPEGITRMDKGAVFTATAVAAAIGTLVMGLLAKYPIALAPGMGLNAFFAYTVMLDYQIPWETALAGVLASGLIFILLTLSGLREKIINAIPANLKLAVGAGIGLFIAFIGFQNAGIVVNSDATLVHLGDLSAPATLLAIFGIIVSVILLAMGVKGGIFYGMVLTSIMGMITGLIDIPGAVVSSAPSVAPTFGEAFTHFGDIFTMNMLVVILTFLFVDFFDTAGTLVAVATQAGFMRDNKLPRAGRALFADSTATVVGSIVGTSTTTSYIESTAGVGAGGRTGFASVVTAGFFILALFFSPLLSVVTESVTAPALIIVGVLMATTLKNIDWDQFEIAVPAFFTIAAMPLTYSIATGIAIGFIFFPITMMLKGRGKEIHPIMYLLFVIFVLYFIFLA from the coding sequence ATGAAGAAATTTTTTCGTTTTGAAGAATTAGGAACAAATTATCGGACGGAGTTTATCGCTGGGTTAACTACTTTTCTGGCGATGGCTTATATTTTATTCGTCAATCCATCTACGCTTGCCCTTGATGGAATCGACCAGCTGCCAGAAGGCATTACAAGAATGGATAAAGGGGCGGTGTTTACAGCAACTGCAGTAGCTGCAGCCATTGGTACTCTTGTGATGGGCTTACTTGCCAAATACCCTATTGCTCTTGCTCCCGGGATGGGATTGAATGCTTTTTTTGCTTATACGGTTATGCTGGATTATCAAATCCCTTGGGAGACTGCGCTTGCCGGCGTGCTGGCTTCAGGTCTTATTTTTATTTTACTTACTTTATCTGGCTTGCGCGAAAAAATCATTAATGCCATTCCTGCGAATTTGAAACTAGCCGTTGGCGCGGGGATCGGTTTGTTTATCGCATTTATCGGCTTTCAGAATGCCGGAATCGTCGTAAACAGTGATGCTACACTCGTTCATTTAGGAGACCTTTCAGCTCCCGCTACATTGCTCGCTATATTCGGAATCATCGTTTCTGTCATTTTATTGGCGATGGGTGTTAAAGGCGGGATCTTTTACGGGATGGTCCTTACGTCCATTATGGGAATGATCACCGGGCTGATCGATATTCCTGGTGCGGTTGTCAGTTCAGCTCCAAGTGTCGCGCCAACTTTTGGCGAAGCATTTACCCACTTCGGAGACATTTTTACAATGAATATGCTCGTTGTCATCTTAACGTTCCTTTTTGTTGACTTCTTTGACACAGCAGGAACTTTAGTTGCAGTAGCCACTCAGGCTGGATTTATGAGAGATAACAAGCTGCCCCGTGCAGGAAGAGCACTCTTTGCAGATTCCACGGCAACCGTTGTAGGCTCCATTGTAGGAACGTCCACAACTACTTCTTATATTGAATCGACCGCAGGTGTAGGAGCAGGAGGCCGTACAGGTTTTGCTTCTGTAGTGACAGCAGGATTCTTTATTCTTGCTTTGTTTTTTTCCCCGTTGCTTTCAGTCGTTACCGAGTCTGTAACAGCTCCAGCGCTGATCATTGTAGGAGTGCTGATGGCAACTACGTTGAAAAATATTGATTGGGATCAGTTTGAAATTGCTGTTCCTGCCTTTTTTACAATAGCAGCGATGCCTTTGACTTACAGTATCGCTACAGGGATTGCAATTGGATTTATTTTCTTTCCGATTACGATGATGCTGAAAGGCAGAGGAAAAGAAATTCACCCGATCATGTATTTGCTTTTTGTAATTTTTGTTTTATATTTTATCTTTCTTGCATAA